Below is a window of Fimbriimonadaceae bacterium DNA.
CAACCATCCCAAAAATGCAACCCCAACTTCACAATGGGCCAAGAATCAGTCGAAGATTTAACAAAGCGGTCTTCGGGGCCACCAACTTGCAGATAGGTCAACAACTCTCAGGGAGAGTTGTCCACAGGGAGGCTCCATTCCAAGAGGTCGTGAGTTTCAGATTCGCCACAAGGCTCGAATCCCGCTCGGAGATAAAACTCCTTGGCGCGCGGGTTGACCTTTAACACACTGAGTCGAATCGGGGCGCTCGACTCTTGAGCTTGTTTCATCAGTCTTTCGATAACCCAAGCTCCTATGCCCTGCGATTGGCAATCGGGATGAATAAACATCTGATGAAGCTTGATACAGGAGCATTCGATGGTCGTTGAGTAGTAGCCGACGTCGGCAGAGGCCCTCGAAACGAGAAAGAAGTCCTGCTCCGCAAACCGGCGCAGATGAAGCTTCCACTGCTCCTCTTCGTCCCAACCCCAGACTTGCTCGATGTATTCCTTGAACGCTGCCTTTTTCAACTCGTAGACGAGTCTGGCCTCGTGGTCACCGACCTGTCGCACAGAAATACCGATGTCGCTATGCATCCAACCTCATGTGAAGCCCTTCGATAGGCTGTCCAGATTCATCCACAAACCCCTCCGCTTGATCCGCGACCACAAACCCGCACTTCTCCAAGACTCTGACAGACGCGGTGTTCTTCTTTGCGGTTCTTGCATACACTGGGCGCTCGTCAATCAGAAGAAGAAGAAACTCTTTCAGCGCCGCCGTGGCGATTCCTTTCCCCCAATATTCTCTCCCGAGCCAATAACCCACCTCACGAACACCGATGCGGTTGAAA
It encodes the following:
- a CDS encoding GNAT family N-acetyltransferase is translated as MHSDIGISVRQVGDHEARLVYELKKAAFKEYIEQVWGWDEEEQWKLHLRRFAEQDFFLVSRASADVGYYSTTIECSCIKLHQMFIHPDCQSQGIGAWVIERLMKQAQESSAPIRLSVLKVNPRAKEFYLRAGFEPCGESETHDLLEWSLPVDNSP
- a CDS encoding GNAT family N-acetyltransferase, encoding MSPEFNLRDVSPEDIAVFFKQQAAPEVFLMTGIQPRDERAFFDHWSKVMSDSTVIVRTITVGDEVAGFTVSFNRIGVREVGYWLGREYWGKGIATAALKEFLLLLIDERPVYARTAKKNTASVRVLEKCGFVVADQAEGFVDESGQPIEGLHMRLDA